A stretch of the Coprobacillus cateniformis genome encodes the following:
- a CDS encoding PHP domain-containing protein: MFYDLHIHSALSPCSDDDMTLNNIVNMAYIKGLDIIAVTDHNSVKQLYHLKEVAKDKVEFVYGVEIQSREEVHVLAYFLGETCLDSIQKFLDDYLIEEPNDEYYFGHQYILDENDRIINEEKRLLIKSLDLSIREVIKWIHQLGGVAILAHAMSERFSIMNVFMKIDKDLDIDGIEVTEINHQKYLLKQFPYLEKVPWFINSDAHRLDMISEPIHNMDKQNFYEMWRKRYG; encoded by the coding sequence ATGTTTTATGATTTGCATATTCATTCTGCTTTATCACCATGCAGTGATGATGATATGACTTTGAATAATATTGTTAATATGGCTTATATTAAAGGTCTAGATATCATAGCAGTGACTGATCATAATTCGGTAAAACAATTATATCATCTTAAAGAAGTTGCAAAAGATAAAGTTGAATTTGTTTATGGTGTTGAAATACAGAGTAGAGAAGAAGTTCATGTTTTAGCATATTTTTTAGGAGAAACATGTTTAGATTCAATCCAAAAATTTCTTGATGATTATTTAATAGAAGAACCAAATGATGAATATTATTTTGGTCATCAATATATTCTTGATGAGAATGATAGAATAATAAATGAAGAAAAGAGATTACTTATTAAATCATTAGACTTATCCATAAGAGAGGTTATCAAATGGATTCATCAATTAGGTGGCGTGGCTATTTTGGCACATGCAATGAGCGAACGATTCTCAATAATGAATGTTTTTATGAAAATTGATAAAGATTTAGATATTGATGGCATAGAAGTAACTGAAATAAATCATCAAAAGTATTTATTAAAACAATTCCCATATTTAGAAAAGGTACCCTGGTTTATAAACAGCGATGCTCATCGGTTAGATATGATAAGTGAACCTATTCATAATATGGACAAACAAAATTTTTATGAGATGTGGAGGAAACGATATGGATGA
- a CDS encoding [Fe-Fe] hydrogenase large subunit C-terminal domain-containing protein, translated as MKPVVSWLGTKCEHCIKCLKSCPADAISIVNHEVQIDEEKCIHCDVCIKECPARVLKVHGVHMNETMHQHDYNVVLIPTSILSDMKSYEDFQRMCEAILKLGFDAVEQYSDIEGFLYKKAIDESHKREGIWLTSFCPTINQLIEKNYPTLYERILPYDYPVEIAARRIRKKHQGKDVGIYSLCECVGKMILAKEPFGNEKSAIDYAMTISHVFPKMNKLKSDIKYPIQMNKYGVKSNVEDLFGNRSLSVVRVEGLNQSKSLLDLVEFDRIQHVDLVAMYACYQGCIGGYYLWSNPFEGCYNIESMMEHYNAENIDLEENEYLIQRELNRQEIKSMKERMAWFARVNEILDTLPQYDCGACGFANCRSLAQSIAKGDVDIQACRVKRKGDRE; from the coding sequence ATGAAACCGGTTGTGAGTTGGCTTGGTACAAAATGTGAACATTGTATCAAATGTTTAAAATCATGCCCTGCTGATGCAATTTCTATTGTTAATCATGAAGTCCAAATTGATGAAGAAAAGTGTATTCATTGTGATGTATGCATTAAGGAATGTCCAGCTCGCGTTTTAAAAGTTCATGGTGTGCATATGAATGAGACAATGCATCAACATGATTATAATGTGGTGCTCATTCCAACAAGTATATTGTCTGATATGAAATCATATGAAGACTTCCAAAGAATGTGCGAAGCTATTTTAAAACTTGGATTTGATGCGGTTGAACAGTATAGTGATATCGAAGGCTTTTTATATAAAAAGGCGATTGATGAAAGCCACAAAAGAGAAGGCATATGGTTAACTTCTTTTTGCCCAACAATTAATCAATTGATTGAGAAAAATTATCCAACATTATATGAAAGGATACTTCCATATGATTATCCAGTAGAAATTGCCGCAAGAAGAATAAGAAAAAAACATCAAGGTAAGGATGTTGGTATTTATTCCTTATGTGAGTGTGTTGGAAAAATGATTTTAGCAAAAGAACCTTTTGGAAATGAGAAATCCGCTATTGATTATGCGATGACTATATCTCACGTTTTTCCAAAAATGAACAAATTAAAAAGTGATATTAAATATCCAATCCAAATGAATAAGTATGGTGTGAAAAGTAATGTTGAGGACTTGTTTGGAAATAGAAGTTTATCTGTTGTGCGTGTGGAAGGTTTGAACCAATCCAAAAGCTTGTTGGATCTGGTGGAATTTGATCGTATTCAACATGTTGATTTGGTGGCTATGTATGCTTGTTATCAAGGGTGTATAGGAGGCTATTATTTATGGTCAAATCCTTTTGAAGGATGTTATAACATCGAGAGTATGATGGAACACTATAATGCTGAAAATATCGACTTAGAGGAAAATGAGTATCTTATTCAAAGAGAACTCAATCGTCAGGAAATAAAGTCAATGAAAGAGCGTATGGCTTGGTTTGCACGTGTTAATGAAATACTTGATACATTACCCCAATATGATTGTGGAGCTTGTGGATTTGCAAACTGCCGAAGTTTAGCACAAAGTATTGCGAAGGGAGATGTTGATATCCAGGCGTGTAGAGTCAAAAGAAAAGGTGATAGAGAATGA
- a CDS encoding ATP-binding protein: MRKVYQVDKDNYEDAGQASRDIKMTLKTLGLDPKVLKRISIACYEAEINLVIHSDGGTITFEIDDNGIVCLTFDDVGPGIPNIELAMTPGFSTASSKAREFGFGAGMGLDNMKNCASEFHIESSSEGTHLTMRFV; this comes from the coding sequence ATGAGAAAAGTATATCAAGTTGATAAGGATAACTATGAAGATGCGGGACAGGCCTCACGTGATATTAAAATGACTTTAAAAACACTTGGATTGGACCCTAAAGTATTAAAACGTATTTCTATTGCATGTTATGAAGCAGAAATCAACTTAGTGATTCATTCAGATGGTGGCACGATTACTTTTGAAATCGATGATAATGGGATTGTTTGTTTGACATTTGATGATGTTGGTCCAGGGATTCCTAATATTGAATTAGCTATGACTCCTGGGTTTTCAACTGCTTCATCAAAAGCCCGTGAATTTGGATTTGGAGCTGGAATGGGACTTGATAATATGAAAAATTGTGCAAGTGAATTTCATATAGAATCTTCAAGTGAAGGAACACACTTGACAATGAGGTTTGTATGA
- a CDS encoding complex I 24 kDa subunit family protein: protein MKKLNQKSLDFIDDVIYRHKDEKGPIKLMLHEIQNELGYIPFEAMEKMSEALDEPIAKIYGVVTFYSQFTTEPKGKHVISVCLGTACYVNGSQTILDLLVEMTGAPVNGTSQDGVFSIDATRCVGACGLAPVVSVDGTVFGCTKQLEDLKMLVLDYKKEEAPA from the coding sequence ATGAAAAAATTGAATCAAAAGTCTTTGGATTTTATAGATGATGTCATTTATAGACACAAAGACGAAAAAGGTCCCATCAAATTAATGCTTCATGAGATTCAAAATGAATTAGGTTATATACCTTTTGAAGCTATGGAAAAAATGAGTGAAGCATTAGATGAACCTATTGCAAAGATTTATGGTGTAGTGACTTTTTATTCACAGTTTACAACTGAACCTAAAGGTAAACATGTCATTAGTGTTTGTTTAGGAACTGCCTGTTATGTAAATGGGTCACAAACAATTCTAGATTTGCTAGTTGAGATGACAGGTGCTCCTGTTAATGGAACTAGTCAGGATGGTGTATTTTCAATTGATGCAACACGTTGTGTAGGAGCTTGTGGTTTAGCACCTGTTGTCAGTGTTGATGGAACTGTCTTTGGCTGCACAAAACAACTTGAAGACTTAAAAATGCTTGTTTTGGATTATAAAAAGGAGGAAGCTCCTGCATGA
- the tkt gene encoding transketolase: MNQSELSIATIRSLGIDMINKANSGHPGMVLGSAPALYTLFTKELKVFPKESDWFNRDRFVLASGHASSLLYSLLHLSGYDLTMDDLKQFRQWESRTPGHPEIEITDGVDASSGPLGQGIPTAVGMAMAERFLADRYNKEEFEVVDHYSYALCGDGDMQEGVTYEAASLAGHLSLGKLIVLYDSNRVTLDGPLDYSFSEDVKKRFEAINWQVVYVNDGNDVSAILKAIKKAKKEKYKPTLIIMNTVIGFGSKNQGTNKVHGAPLGAEDGKAAKLSYGFDHPDFYVPEEVYDDFQKNVYSRGKRTFNKWKKMMREYKNAYPELYKELSDDVKGKYSFDYEEFLNSYPEGTSEATRNTSEKIINEIAKQNPTFLSGTADLASSTKTTIKDGGRFSCENYSGRNLFFGIREFAMVAIMNGMTLHKGVKVASGGFLVFSDYFKAALRMACLMKLPIVLPLSHDSIAVGEDGPTHQPVEQLAMMRSMINMQVIRPADAYEMCAAWKKAMETNDCPTALILTRQNVTNLTHATYDDVCHGAYIASKEKNQLDGILIATGSEVELAFQAQTELFKQGYDVRVVSMPSMELFDKQSDEYKELVLPRSMRKRLAIEMGTDFGWHKYIGLDGQMLSVNQFGASAPADLVIKNYGFTVENVVNTFLAISI; encoded by the coding sequence ATGAATCAATCGGAATTATCAATAGCTACAATTAGATCTTTAGGAATTGACATGATTAATAAAGCAAACTCAGGTCATCCAGGAATGGTATTAGGATCTGCACCTGCTTTATATACTTTATTTACAAAGGAATTAAAAGTTTTTCCAAAAGAATCTGATTGGTTTAATAGAGATCGTTTTGTCCTTGCAAGCGGACATGCATCTTCATTATTATACAGTTTACTGCATTTATCAGGTTATGATTTAACAATGGATGATTTAAAGCAATTTAGACAATGGGAAAGTCGTACACCTGGACACCCAGAAATTGAAATAACTGATGGTGTAGATGCATCAAGCGGCCCTTTAGGACAGGGAATTCCAACAGCAGTTGGTATGGCAATGGCAGAACGTTTTTTAGCTGACCGTTACAACAAAGAAGAATTTGAAGTTGTGGATCATTATTCATATGCTTTATGTGGTGATGGTGATATGCAGGAAGGTGTAACTTATGAAGCAGCATCTTTAGCAGGTCATTTGTCATTAGGGAAACTGATTGTTTTGTATGATTCTAACCGTGTCACATTAGATGGACCTTTAGATTATTCATTTAGTGAAGATGTGAAGAAAAGATTTGAAGCAATAAATTGGCAGGTTGTTTATGTTAATGATGGAAATGATGTTTCTGCAATTTTAAAAGCGATTAAAAAAGCTAAAAAGGAAAAATACAAACCAACATTGATTATTATGAATACTGTTATAGGATTTGGTTCTAAAAATCAGGGAACAAATAAGGTTCATGGTGCGCCTTTAGGCGCAGAAGATGGAAAAGCTGCTAAACTCTCTTATGGATTTGACCATCCTGACTTTTATGTTCCTGAAGAAGTTTATGATGATTTCCAAAAAAATGTATACTCGAGAGGGAAACGTACATTTAATAAATGGAAGAAAATGATGCGTGAATATAAGAATGCTTATCCTGAACTTTATAAAGAATTATCTGATGATGTTAAAGGTAAGTATAGTTTTGATTATGAAGAATTTTTAAATAGTTATCCTGAGGGGACAAGTGAAGCCACTCGTAATACGAGTGAAAAAATCATTAATGAGATTGCTAAACAGAATCCAACATTCTTATCTGGAACTGCTGATTTGGCATCATCTACAAAAACAACAATTAAAGATGGTGGGCGTTTTAGTTGTGAAAATTATAGTGGCAGAAATTTGTTCTTTGGGATTAGAGAATTTGCGATGGTTGCTATAATGAATGGAATGACTCTTCATAAAGGTGTTAAGGTTGCTTCTGGTGGTTTTTTAGTTTTTAGTGACTATTTTAAAGCCGCTTTAAGAATGGCATGTTTAATGAAGTTACCAATAGTTTTACCATTATCACATGATTCAATTGCTGTAGGAGAAGATGGACCTACTCATCAACCTGTTGAGCAATTGGCAATGATGCGTTCAATGATTAATATGCAAGTTATTAGACCAGCTGATGCTTATGAAATGTGCGCAGCATGGAAGAAAGCAATGGAAACAAATGATTGTCCAACAGCACTCATTCTCACAAGACAAAATGTTACGAATTTAACTCATGCAACATATGATGATGTTTGCCATGGTGCTTATATAGCTTCAAAAGAGAAAAATCAATTGGATGGAATACTTATTGCGACTGGTAGTGAAGTTGAATTAGCTTTTCAGGCTCAGACAGAGTTGTTTAAACAAGGATATGATGTTCGTGTTGTCTCAATGCCTTCAATGGAGTTGTTTGATAAGCAGTCTGATGAATATAAAGAGTTGGTATTACCTCGCTCAATGAGAAAACGTCTTGCAATTGAAATGGGAACTGATTTTGGGTGGCATAAATACATTGGTCTAGATGGCCAAATGCTATCTGTAAATCAATTTGGTGCAAGTGCTCCGGCAGATCTGGTTATTAAAAATTATGGTTTTACAGTAGAAAATGTTGTGAATACCTTCTTAGCTATATCAATATAA
- a CDS encoding DUF896 domain-containing protein, producing MAKISDEMIKEINELAHKSKTVGLTEEEKARQHELRQEYLRIFRSGFQQQLKSIKVVDSKGNDVTPQKLKNAKKMN from the coding sequence ATGGCTAAGATAAGTGATGAAATGATAAAAGAAATTAATGAACTTGCTCACAAAAGCAAAACAGTGGGTTTGACTGAAGAGGAAAAGGCAAGACAGCATGAATTAAGACAGGAGTACTTAAGAATCTTTAGAAGTGGTTTTCAACAACAACTCAAAAGTATTAAAGTTGTTGACTCAAAAGGTAATGATGTTACACCACAAAAACTGAAAAATGCGAAAAAAATGAATTAA
- the yfmH gene encoding EF-P 5-aminopentanol modification-associated protein YfmH gives METINYQTLQETLYYEEMANGLKVYLLPKKGFSKTYGLFSTHFGSVDTTFVPLGENEMLTVPDGIAHFLEHKMFEMQDGDASEKFAQLGASTNAFTSSSRTAYLFNTTSHENECIELLLDFVQDIYLTDQTVEKEKGIINQEIGMYDDDPDWRCYFGSIQNLYQKHPVKIDIAGTVETVNEIDKDILEKCYQTFYHPSNMMLFVVGNIQVEDTIELIRNNQAKKDFDKEKQIQREIIKEPQEIDKKEDILHMDVIMPKVIVSMKINDILTDPKEKLKRELGMNILLDLLFSKSSPLFEEWTRLGIINDSFSANFTQERDYSFLQIGGDTMEPEKLRDKILDLILTIKDYTIDDVEFQRVQKKNIGVLIGVFNSPEGIANLFSRYYFEGIMIFDLIDCVATLKKEDIENLKSLFDIDLTSTCMVKSK, from the coding sequence ATGGAAACAATTAATTATCAGACACTACAAGAAACTTTATATTATGAAGAAATGGCCAATGGATTAAAAGTCTATCTATTGCCTAAAAAAGGATTCTCGAAGACTTATGGTTTATTTTCAACACACTTCGGTTCTGTAGATACAACATTTGTACCACTAGGAGAAAATGAAATGTTAACTGTTCCAGATGGGATCGCCCATTTCTTAGAACACAAAATGTTTGAAATGCAAGACGGTGATGCAAGTGAGAAATTCGCACAACTTGGAGCGAGCACAAATGCTTTTACTTCATCTTCAAGAACTGCTTATCTATTTAATACAACAAGCCATGAGAATGAATGTATTGAATTATTGCTGGATTTTGTTCAAGATATTTATTTGACTGATCAAACAGTTGAAAAAGAAAAGGGGATTATTAATCAGGAAATTGGTATGTATGATGATGATCCGGATTGGCGTTGTTATTTTGGGAGTATTCAAAACCTTTATCAAAAACATCCAGTTAAAATCGATATTGCTGGAACCGTCGAAACAGTTAATGAAATAGATAAAGATATTTTAGAAAAATGTTATCAAACCTTTTATCATCCTAGCAATATGATGTTATTTGTTGTAGGAAACATCCAGGTTGAAGATACAATTGAACTGATTAGGAATAATCAAGCAAAAAAAGATTTTGATAAAGAAAAGCAGATTCAAAGAGAAATTATCAAAGAACCTCAGGAAATTGATAAAAAAGAGGATATTTTGCATATGGATGTCATTATGCCTAAAGTTATTGTTTCCATGAAAATTAATGATATTTTAACTGATCCTAAAGAAAAATTAAAAAGAGAATTAGGTATGAATATTTTATTGGATCTTCTCTTTTCTAAAAGTTCACCTTTATTTGAAGAATGGACACGTTTAGGAATTATTAATGATAGTTTTAGTGCTAATTTCACTCAAGAAAGAGATTATTCGTTCTTGCAAATAGGTGGAGACACTATGGAACCAGAAAAATTAAGAGATAAGATTTTAGATTTGATCCTTACAATAAAGGATTATACTATTGATGATGTTGAATTTCAGCGTGTTCAAAAGAAAAATATTGGTGTTTTAATAGGGGTATTCAATAGTCCAGAGGGTATCGCTAATTTGTTTAGTAGATATTATTTTGAAGGAATTATGATTTTTGATTTAATAGATTGTGTAGCAACTCTCAAAAAAGAAGATATTGAAAATTTAAAATCACTTTTTGATATTGATTTAACAAGCACCTGTATGGTTAAATCTAAATAA